One Polynucleobacter sp. MWH-Spelu-300-X4 genomic window carries:
- the fabI gene encoding enoyl-ACP reductase FabI, with amino-acid sequence MGFLAGKKIVLTGLLSNRSIAYGIAKACHREGAELAFTYVGDRFKDRITEFAEEFNSKLIFDCDVGSDEQIDKLFADLSATWPKFDGLIHSIGFAPREAIAGDFLDGLSRESFKIAHDISAYSFPAMAKAALPMLNDKSALLTLTYLGSQMVVPNYNTMGLAKASLEASVRYLANSVGPKGVRCNGISAGPIKTLAASGIKGFGKILDFVEANAPLRRNVTIEDVGNAAAFLMSDLAGGITGEITYVDGGFSHVVGGMAETE; translated from the coding sequence ATGGGTTTCTTAGCCGGCAAAAAAATCGTCCTAACAGGTCTACTTTCTAACCGCTCTATTGCTTATGGTATCGCCAAGGCCTGCCATCGCGAAGGCGCTGAATTAGCCTTCACCTACGTAGGCGACCGCTTTAAGGATCGTATTACCGAGTTTGCTGAAGAATTCAACAGCAAGCTGATTTTTGACTGCGATGTGGGTAGCGATGAGCAAATTGACAAGCTTTTTGCTGATTTATCTGCCACATGGCCAAAATTTGACGGTTTAATCCACTCAATTGGCTTTGCACCTCGCGAAGCAATTGCTGGCGATTTTCTAGATGGTTTATCAAGAGAATCATTCAAAATTGCGCACGATATTTCAGCCTATAGCTTTCCAGCAATGGCTAAAGCAGCCCTACCAATGCTAAATGACAAGTCTGCTCTTCTAACTTTGACTTACCTTGGCTCGCAAATGGTAGTTCCTAACTACAACACCATGGGTTTGGCTAAGGCCTCTTTAGAAGCCAGTGTTCGTTATCTTGCCAACTCTGTAGGCCCTAAGGGCGTACGTTGTAACGGCATCTCAGCTGGTCCTATTAAGACATTAGCCGCTTCTGGTATTAAAGGTTTTGGCAAAATTTTAGATTTTGTTGAAGCGAACGCTCCACTACGCCGCAACGTAACAATTGAAGATGTAGGCAATGCTGCCGCATTTTTAATGTCTGATTTAGCTGGCGGCATTACTGGTGAAATTACTTACGTTGACGGTGGCTTTAGCCACGTCGTTGGCGGCATGGCTGAGACCGAATAA